The nucleotide window AGCGAATGCAGCGCTCCGCCGCCCTCATGTTGCCAACTGCCCGCCACCACCGGGATGGAGGCCACGGCATGCATGTTCACCGCCCCGTTGCGGGAGCGGGAGAAGCCGTAGCCGACGCGGAAGAAGGCGCGGGGCGTGGTGCCCACGAGGCGCGCGTAGGTCTCGATCTCGTCCACCGAGAGCCCGCAGATGGCGGCGGCCCATGCCGGCGTGCGGGTTTTCAGGTGCTCTTCGAGTGCCTCGGTGTCGCGGGCGTAGCGGTCGAGATAGGCGCGGTCGGCGTGGCCGTCGCGGAACAGCACGTGCATGACGGCGCAGGCGAGCGCCCCGTCGGTGCCGGGGCGGATGAGGAGGGGAAGGTCCGCCTGCTCCATGGTGGGGGTGCGATAGACATCCACCACCGCAAGCTTCGCCCCGCGCTCCTTGCGGGCGCGCATGGCGTGGGTCATCACATTGACCTGGGTCGAGACCGCGTTGGTGCCCCACAGGGTGATGAGGTCGGAGGCCGCCATCTCGCGCGGGTCGGCGCCGGAGATGCGCCCGGCCCCCGCCATGTAGCCGCTCCAGGCCGGGTTCACGCAGATGGTGGCGAAGAAGCGGGAATAGCCCTTGGCATGGGTCAGCCGATTGATGCCGTCGCGCATCACCAGGCCCATGGTGCCGGCATAATAATAAGGCCAGACCGATTGGGCGCCGTGCGTGCGCTCGGCCTCCAGCAGCCCTGCTGCGATGCGGTCGAGGGCCTCGTCCCATGAGATGCGGGTGAACTGGCCGGAGCCCTTGGGGCCGCTGCGCATCAAAGGATGGGTGAGGCGCTCGGGATGGTTCGCCCGCTCCGCATAGCGGGCCACCTTCGCGCAGATGACGCCGGCGGTGTAGGTCTGGGCCTTGGCCCCGCGCACGCGGCCGATGCGGCCGTCGGGCATCACGTCCACCTCCAGGGAGCAGGTGGAGGGGCAGTCGTGGGGGCACACGGAGGCGCGCGTCTGGACCGGGCGGGCAGCCGTAACGGAGGCCTGCGGCGACGTGTTCGGGGCATGCACGTTCATGCCCTCAGGATAAAGGGGGAGACGGTCGCCGTCGCCCCCTCTTTTCCCGCCGGCTCGGCTCAGGCGCCGTGCCCGGCCTGGGCGATGGCCCGCGCCCGGTTGCGCAGCACATAGCCGGCGCCCAGCACGATGGCGGCACCGATGACGCTTGCCACATAGTGGGGCAGCGGGGCCGGGTGCATGCCGTGGTCGTCCATCTTCACCAGCGACGGGTCCAGGTGCTGAAGGGCGTTGAGGGACATCACGTCGCCCACCAGCATCTCGCCGGCGATCCAGCCCAGCAGCGCCGCACCGGCCCAGATCAGGATGGGGAAGCGGGTCAAAAGCCGCAGTAGCAGCTGCGATCCGAAGACGATGAGCGGGATGGTCAGCAGCAGCCCGAACACGAACAGTTCCCAGTGGCCGCGCGCGGCGGCGGCGATGGCCACCACATTGTCGAGGCTCATGACGGCATCGGCGATGGCGATGGTGCGCACCGCCTTCCACAGGCTGTCGGACGCCGCGACCTCGTGGCTGTCGCCGTCATTGTCGGTGACCAGCTTGATGGCGATCCAGAACAGCAGCAGGCCGCCTGCCACCTTCAGGAATGGTATGCCGAGCAGCGCGGAGACGGCGAGGGCGAACAGGATGCGCAGCCCCACGGCCGCACCGGCGCCGAGCAGGATGCCCCATTTGCGCTGACTGGGCGGCAGCGACCGGCAGGCCAGCGCGATGACGACCGCATTGTCGCCGGACAGCAAGAGATCGATCCAGATGATTTGCAGCAGCGAGACCCAGAATGTGGGGGCGGTAAAATCCATCGTTCACTCCATGCAGCGCGCTGGACCACCACGCGCCCGCAACAGGTGTGCGTGTCTCATTCCCAAGCGGAAGTCGAGGCGAACCTTTCGATGACGTTACGTCATTGTGGGGTCAAGAAAAAGGGGCCGAGCAGGCCCCGCTTTCCTATGGTCGTTTCAGGCTGCGGCGTCGGTGTGTCCGTGGGCCGCTTTCCACCGGTGAAGTCCGAACGCGATGGCGACCACGACCACGGCTCCCGCCGCAGCTACGATGCGGTGAAGATGCTCCGTGGTGTCCGCGCCGATCCGTTCGATCACCGCCACGTCGCCCAGCAGCATGTCGCCTGCCACCCAGCCGAGCAGCGCCGCTCCAGCCCAGACGAGGAGGGGGAAGCGGTTGATGAGCGCCATCACCAGCGAGGAGCCGGCGATGATGAGCGGGATGGAGATGGCAAGCCCGAAGGTGAGGAGCACCCAGTTGCCGTCGGCGATGGCGGCCACCGCCACCACATTGTCGAGGCTCATGACCACGTCGGCCACCACCACCGTGCCCACCGCTTTCCACAGGCTGTCGCTGGCCTCAACGGCTTCATCGCCGCCTTCGTTGGGGGCTGCGAGGTCCACGGCGATCCACATGAGGGCGAGGGAGCCGACCAGCTTCAGCCACGGCAGCGCCAAAAGCGTCGCCACGATGCCGGTGAAAAGGATGCGCAGCACCACCGCGATGCCGGAGCCGAGCACGACGCCCATGCGCCGCGCCTTTTCCGGCAGCGACCGGCAGGCCAGCGCGATCACCACCGCATTGTCGCCCGACAACAGGACGTTGATCCATATGATCTGCAGCAGCGCGAGCCACAGCACTGGTGAATCGAGCGACATATTACCCACCCCGGGCCTTTGGTCCCCCGCTTTCTGCGGGTGGTATCCTGCGTCTTGTGCGCCGTATTATGGATTTTGACGCTACGCTAACCTGCCCTTAGGTCCGGTCTCAAGTAAAACCGGATGACGCAGCGCATCATTCGTTGGCGCGCTGCGGCATCCGAGCCTGTTACCGCCGCAAGCGAGGGCCCGGAGATGCGGGTGCATCGCCGGGATTTCCCCGCTCAGCCGACGATTTCGTTGCCGGAGAAGAACTGGGCGATTTCCACCGCGGCGTTCTCGACGCTGTCGGAACCGTGGGCGGAATTGGCCTCGATGGACTCGGCGAGCAGCTTGCGGATGGTGCCCTCGGCCGCATTGGCCGGGTTGGTGGCGCCCATCACTTCGCGATACTTGGCGACGGCGTTCTCGGCTTCGAGGACCTGCACCACCACCGGGCCGGAGGTCATGAAGGACACGAGGTCGCCGAAGAAGGGACGCGCGCTGTGCACGGCGTAGAAGGTCTCGGCCTGGGCCTTGGTCATCAGGATGCGCTTCTGGGCGACGATCCGCAGGCCGGCCGTCTCGATGACGGCATTCACGGCGCCGGTGAGGTTCCGACGCGTGGCGTCGGGCTTGATGATCGAGAAGGTGCGCTCGATCGCCATGGGGGACCGTCCTGTCTGTTGCTGGTGGGATGGGATGCCGCAGTGTCCGCGGATGGCGCGGCTCTTAGCAGCCGGAGCCTGAAGGGGCAAGGGAAGGGCTGTCGGCGCGGTATTTCGGTGCCTAAACCGGCTCCAGCACCCCGTCTATGGCCCGCTCCACCGCTTCCGTCGCATCGAACGCCACCGGCACCCCGAGCACGCGCGGCCAGAACAGGGGCTCCTTGATGGCGCCGAGAAACTGCGCCGCCATGAGCTGCGGATCGCGCCCTGCCGGCAGCCGGCCCTCGGCGGCGAGGCTGGCGAGATAGGCTGAAAGCCCCTTCACCGCCGGCTCCTTGCCCGCCGCGAAATAGGCCTTGGACAGCTCAGGAAAGCGGGGCGCCTCGGCGATGACGAGGCGCAGCAGCGGGATCACGTCGGGCCGCGCCCAGTGTTCGGTCAACCGCGCCACATAGGCGCGCAGCACGCCGCGCGGGTCTCCGGTTGCTTCGGTGGGAATGAGGGGCGCGCGGGTGAAATGGGACCACGCCTCGTCGATCACCGCCTCGAACAGCTCGGCCTTGCCGGGAAAGTGCTGGTAGAGCGTGCGCTTGGACACCGGCGCGGCGGCGGCCACCGCGTCCATGGAGGTGCCCTCGTACCCCTTCTCCAGGAACAGGCGGCGGGCCGCCGCGCGGATGCGGGCGGTGGTGCCGCGAGTGTCGCGGCGGGGCTTGGTCGCACCCGTGGGGGGCGTGTCGGCGGCAGGCACGGGAGAAGGCATGGGCGGAACGGGGGGACGGGTCATTGACAAAAGTAAACGGTACGGTGTAGTTTACATAAACGGCCAGCGCCTGTCGCGCCGCCTGCTATTCCTCTCATAGTCATGAGGTCCCCCATGGACCACCGTCCTCTCGGTCGCTCGGGTCTTTCCGTGTCCGCCATCGGCCTCGGCTGCATGGGCATGTCCGAATTCTACGGCCCCAGCGATGACGAGCAGTCGCTCGCAACCCTAGCAGCGGCCCTCGATCTGGGCATGAATTTCTTCGATACCGCTGACATGTACGGCGTCGGCCACAATGAGCGGCTGCTCGGGCGCTTCCTAAAGGGCCGGCGCGATCAGGTGATCCTCGCCACCAAGTTCGGCAATGTGCGCGGGCCAAACGGCGAGCGCCTGGGCGTTTGCGGCACGCCGGACTATGTGCGCACCGCCTGCGACGCCAGCCTCGGGCGTCTCGGCATCGACACCATCGACCTTTATTACCAGCACCGCGTGGACCCCAAAACGCCCATCGAGGACACCGTGGGCGCCATGAAGGGGCTGGTGGAGGCGGGCAAGGTGCGCTTCCTCGGCCTGTCGGAATGCTCGGTGGAGACGCTGCGGCGCGCCCACAAGGTGCATCCCATCAGCGCGGTGCAGATCGAATATTCGCTGTGGAGCCGGGATCCGGAGGCCGGGATGCTGGACGCCTGCCGCGAGCTGGGCATCGCCTTCGTTGCCTACAGCCCGCTCGGGCGCTCCTTCCTCACCGGTGCGGTGACCAGCCCCGACAGCCTCGCGCCGGATGATTTCCGTCGCGCCAATCCTCGCTTCTCAGGGGCGGCGCTGGCGCAGAACCTCAAGCTCACCGAAGCGTTGAAGGACTTCGCGGAGACCAAGGGCGCCACCAGCGCCCAGATCGCTCTGGCCTGGATCCTGAACAAGCAGGAGCATGTGGTCCCCATCCCCGGCACCCGGCGCATCAAGTACCTGCAGGAGAACGCGGCGGCGACCGTCATCCGCCTGACGCCGCAGGAGATCGCCAGCCTCGACGCCCTGTTCGCTCCGGACGCGGTGGCAGGCACGCGCTATCCTGAGGCCGGCATGGCGCAGCTCGGCCTGTGACGGGCGAGGGGCGGCGCCGGTGGGTGCCGCCCCCTGTCTCCATCCACAGGGGATGGACCTGCCGCAAGGGCGGTTCACATCCCAAATTTCACATGCTATGCATGCGTCATGTGAATTGTACATTTCACCGATTGTGAAATGTGGATGGAGAAGCCTGATGATCAGCCGCCGCGCCGTTCTTGCTCTCGCGCTCGCCGGCGCCGCCGCGGCGCCCCTCGGCACCCTGCCGGCCTTTGCCCAGCAAGGACCGGCGCCACAGGGGCCGAACACGCTGCTCAATGTCTCGTACGACATCTCCCGCGAGCTGTTCACCGCGGTGAACGCCGAGTTCATCCCCTTCTGGAAGGGCAAGACCGGCCAGGAGCTGACCGTGAACCAGAGCCATGCCGGCTCCTCGCGCCAGGCCCGCGCCATCCTCGAGGGGCTGGAGGCGGACGTGGTCACCTTCAACCAGGTGATCGACGTGGACACCCTGGCCAAGGCCGGCTTCGTGGCCAAGGACTGGCAGGCGAAGTTCCCGAACAACGCCTCGCCCTATTATTCCTTCCCCGCCTTCCTGGTGCGCGCCGGCAATCCCAAGGGCATCAAGGACTGGTCGGACCTGGTGCGGGACGACGTGAAGGTCATCTTCCCCAACCCGAAGACCTCGGGCAATGCGCGCTACACCTATCTGGCCGCCTATGCCTTCGCGCTGGAGCAGTTCAAGGGCGATGCCGCCAAGGCCGACGCCTTCGTCAAGAAGCTGCTTGCCAACGTGCCGGTGTTCGACACCGGCGGCCGTGCCGCCACCACCACCTTCGTGGAGCGCGACACCGGCGACGTGCTGGTGACCTTCGAGGCCGAGACCCGCACCATCGAGGGCCTCTATCCCGACCGCAAGCTGGAGACGGTGGTGCCTTCCGTGAGCCTGCTGGCCGAATTCCCGGTGGCGGTGGTGGACAAGGTGGTGGACAAGCGCGGCTCCCGCGCCTCGGCCACGGCCTATCTTGAGTTCCTCTATTCCCCGGCCGGCCAGACCGTTGCCGCCAAGGCCTTCCACCGGGTGGTGGACCCCAAGGTGGCCGAGGCGTTCAAGACCCAGTTCCCGCCGGTGCGCCTGGTGAAGGTGGAGGACGTGTTCGGCGGCTGGCAGAAGCTCCAGGCCGAGCATTTCGCCTCCGGGGGCAAGCTGGATTCGCTCTTTACCGGCAAGTGAGCGGGGAAGAGTGAGCAGAGCGGGAGGAGCCCCGGTCGCCCGGTGAGGCGCGCGCGCCCCGGTGACATTCCGAGAGAGGAGAAGGCGCCTTACGGCGCCTTAAGACGATAGCGCACCGTCGCCGTCCGGCTTGACCGGACGGCCCATGGCCCGGCCGGGACACCGCGGCCGGGTTTGCAAAGCGCCGAGACGGAAACTCCGGTCAAGCCGGAGGGTGACGAGCTAGGATGCGCCGACCTCGTCTCTATACCTATGGCGGGGGCGGCGCTCTCCTGTGTCGCTTTCCCGCCCTTGTCGGCTTTGGTCGGCGCGCGCACTCGCCCGAAGGCTGGGGCACTTCGCACTAATATAATGGTGTAACGAGACTTTTCAGGCTCTGGCAGATCCGGCACACATTTTGAATGGCTCCAGACCAGCCCCACCGAGCCGTGAGCCGTCATGTCCGAAGCTGCTGAAAGCGAAGTTCTCGATATCCCGCAGGTCTATACGCACCACGTGTTCTGCTGCTTCACCCAGCGGCCGCCGCAGCATCCGCGCGGCTCGTGCGGGGCCAATGGCGCGGCGCCCCTTTGGGACCGTCTCGCCAAGAAGCTGGAGGCGTCGGGCCGTCGCGACATCGCCATGACCTCCGCCGGCTGTCTCAGCTTCTGCCAGGCCGGCCCCATCATGGTCGTCTATCCGCAGGGCATCTGGTACACGCCCAAGTCCCCGGAAGACATTGACGAGATCGTCACCTCCCACCTCCTCGGCGGCAAGCCGGTGGAACGGCTGATCATCGTTCCGCGCATCTGAATCATGCCTGACGGCGCCGCCCAGCGGGGCCGTCAGGAGCGTTCGGCGAGGCGGAAGGTGAGCCGCACGCAGGTGCCCTTGTCCCGCGCATCCAGGGTGGGCTCGCAGCCCAGCTTGGTGGACATGGCCCGCACGATACGGGTGCCGAGACCGGTGGACGAGGTCGAGCCGGTCTCCGCGGCTTTCGCGGCCGCCATGCCCGCCCCGTCATCCTCCACCGCGAAATCGATGCGCTCGCCCTGCCGCTTCAGCGCCACCCGTATGGCTCCCTCGCCGCCGGGATAGGCGTATTTCATGGCATTGATCACCAGTTCGGTGGCGATGATGCCCACCGCCACGGCGCGGTCGGGATCGATGTGGATGGGATCGGCATCGAGCGTGATGGTGATGCCGCCAAGGTCCCGGTGGGCCGACACTTGGAGGTCGTCCAGCAGCGAGCCGATATATTGGTCGAGGGCGACGGTGGCGATCTGGTCGGAGGTGTAGAGCCGGCGATGCACCTGGGCCACGGCCGAAACCCGGTTGCGGGCGGAGTTCAGCGCCTCCTTCACCCGTCCGTCCTCGGTGGCGCTGGCCTGCACGTTTAGCAGCGACACGATGATCTGCAGCGAATTGCCCACCCGGTGGTTCATCTCGCGCAGCAGCAGGGCGCGCTCGGCCGCCAGCGCCTCGAAGCGGTCGCGGGCGGCGCGGATCTCCGCTTCCGCCGCCTCATGGGCGCGGCGCATGCGCACCTGCTCCACCGCCGCCACGAAGGCGGCACGCAGCAGCTCGATGAAATCGGCCTGGATTTCCTTGACCACATAGTCGGCCGCCCCCGCCTTCAACGCCGCCACCGCGAGCCGGCCGTCCTGGGCGCCGGTGACGTAGACCACTGGTGGGGGACGATCGAGAGCACAGATGGCGCGCAGGGTGGTGATACCGTCCTGGCCCGGCATGTAGTGGTCAAGGGCCACCACGTCGAAACGCTCCGCGGCGACGAGGGCAAGGCCCGCCTCCCCCGAGCCCGCCAGCACCACCTCGAACCCGAGCCGCCCGAGCTGGCGCTGCACCAGGCGGCCCAGCGCCGGGTCATCGTCCACATACAGCACGCGCAGCGGCGCCGGCGGCGCGGACGTGCCGTCCTGGAGCGGGGCGGACGGTTCGGGGGCGGAGCCGTCCATCAGTCTGTCTCCGGAACCTGGATGACGGAGAAGAACAGCCCGAGCTGGCGGATGGCGTTGGCGAAATTCTCGTAGTTGACCGGCTTGGTCACATAGACATTGGCGCCGAGATCATAGCAGCGCTGGATTTCCACCTTGTCGTCGGTGGTCGTCAGCACCACCACGGGTGAGCGCCTGAGGTGCTCGTTGCTCTTGATGCGGGCGAGGATCTCGACCCCGGTCATGTCCGGCAGGTTCAGGTCGAGCAGCACCAGCAGCGCCCGGCCGATATGCTCCCGCCCGGTGCCGTCCGCGCCGAACAGGAACTGCACCGCGCTGGTGCCGTCGGTGAAGGGGAGGATGTCGTTGCGTACTCCGGCGCGACGTATGTTCTTCTCGATGAGGCGCGCATGGCCCTCGTCGTCCTCGACCATCACGATGGTGACGTGTTCAGTCATTGGTCTTTTTTCCGTTGTCCGTTGGCAGGCGGCGCGGCAGCGTAACCTTGAAGGTTGAGCCTTCGCCCAGCGTGGAATCCAGTGAAATCAGCCCGCCCATGC belongs to Xanthobacter autotrophicus Py2 and includes:
- a CDS encoding response regulator receiver protein (PFAM: response regulator receiver~KEGG: rpc:RPC_2871 response regulator receiver domain protein (CheY-like)), with translation MTEHVTIVMVEDDEGHARLIEKNIRRAGVRNDILPFTDGTSAVQFLFGADGTGREHIGRALLVLLDLNLPDMTGVEILARIKSNEHLRRSPVVVLTTTDDKVEIQRCYDLGANVYVTKPVNYENFANAIRQLGLFFSVIQVPETD
- a CDS encoding Integral membrane protein TerC (PFAM: Integral membrane protein TerC~KEGG: nha:Nham_2121 hypothetical protein); translated protein: MDFTAPTFWVSLLQIIWIDLLLSGDNAVVIALACRSLPPSQRKWGILLGAGAAVGLRILFALAVSALLGIPFLKVAGGLLLFWIAIKLVTDNDGDSHEVAASDSLWKAVRTIAIADAVMSLDNVVAIAAAARGHWELFVFGLLLTIPLIVFGSQLLLRLLTRFPILIWAGAALLGWIAGEMLVGDVMSLNALQHLDPSLVKMDDHGMHPAPLPHYVASVIGAAIVLGAGYVLRNRARAIAQAGHGA
- a CDS encoding Nucleoside-diphosphate kinase (PFAM: nucleoside diphosphate kinase~KEGG: bja:blr4119 nucleoside diphosphate kinase), whose amino-acid sequence is MAIERTFSIIKPDATRRNLTGAVNAVIETAGLRIVAQKRILMTKAQAETFYAVHSARPFFGDLVSFMTSGPVVVQVLEAENAVAKYREVMGATNPANAAEGTIRKLLAESIEANSAHGSDSVENAAVEIAQFFSGNEIVG
- a CDS encoding ferredoxin, 2Fe-2S (AaFd4) (KEGG: bbt:BBta_5882 ferredoxin, 2Fe-2S (AaFd4)), coding for MSEAAESEVLDIPQVYTHHVFCCFTQRPPQHPRGSCGANGAAPLWDRLAKKLEASGRRDIAMTSAGCLSFCQAGPIMVVYPQGIWYTPKSPEDIDEIVTSHLLGGKPVERLIIVPRI
- a CDS encoding transcriptional regulator, TetR family (PFAM: regulatory protein TetR~KEGG: rle:pRL80046 putative TetR family transcriptional regulatory protein) encodes the protein MTRPPVPPMPSPVPAADTPPTGATKPRRDTRGTTARIRAAARRLFLEKGYEGTSMDAVAAAAPVSKRTLYQHFPGKAELFEAVIDEAWSHFTRAPLIPTEATGDPRGVLRAYVARLTEHWARPDVIPLLRLVIAEAPRFPELSKAYFAAGKEPAVKGLSAYLASLAAEGRLPAGRDPQLMAAQFLGAIKEPLFWPRVLGVPVAFDATEAVERAIDGVLEPV
- a CDS encoding sulfate ABC transporter, periplasmic sulfate-binding protein (TIGRFAM: sulfate ABC transporter, periplasmic sulfate-binding protein~KEGG: rpd:RPD_1378 thiosulphate-binding protein), which produces MISRRAVLALALAGAAAAPLGTLPAFAQQGPAPQGPNTLLNVSYDISRELFTAVNAEFIPFWKGKTGQELTVNQSHAGSSRQARAILEGLEADVVTFNQVIDVDTLAKAGFVAKDWQAKFPNNASPYYSFPAFLVRAGNPKGIKDWSDLVRDDVKVIFPNPKTSGNARYTYLAAYAFALEQFKGDAAKADAFVKKLLANVPVFDTGGRAATTTFVERDTGDVLVTFEAETRTIEGLYPDRKLETVVPSVSLLAEFPVAVVDKVVDKRGSRASATAYLEFLYSPAGQTVAAKAFHRVVDPKVAEAFKTQFPPVRLVKVEDVFGGWQKLQAEHFASGGKLDSLFTGK
- a CDS encoding aldo/keto reductase (PFAM: aldo/keto reductase~KEGG: dge:Dgeo_2171 aldo/keto reductase), translated to MDHRPLGRSGLSVSAIGLGCMGMSEFYGPSDDEQSLATLAAALDLGMNFFDTADMYGVGHNERLLGRFLKGRRDQVILATKFGNVRGPNGERLGVCGTPDYVRTACDASLGRLGIDTIDLYYQHRVDPKTPIEDTVGAMKGLVEAGKVRFLGLSECSVETLRRAHKVHPISAVQIEYSLWSRDPEAGMLDACRELGIAFVAYSPLGRSFLTGAVTSPDSLAPDDFRRANPRFSGAALAQNLKLTEALKDFAETKGATSAQIALAWILNKQEHVVPIPGTRRIKYLQENAAATVIRLTPQEIASLDALFAPDAVAGTRYPEAGMAQLGL
- a CDS encoding conserved hypothetical protein (KEGG: rpc:RPC_2319 hypothetical protein); its protein translation is MSLDSPVLWLALLQIIWINVLLSGDNAVVIALACRSLPEKARRMGVVLGSGIAVVLRILFTGIVATLLALPWLKLVGSLALMWIAVDLAAPNEGGDEAVEASDSLWKAVGTVVVADVVMSLDNVVAVAAIADGNWVLLTFGLAISIPLIIAGSSLVMALINRFPLLVWAGAALLGWVAGDMLLGDVAVIERIGADTTEHLHRIVAAAGAVVVVAIAFGLHRWKAAHGHTDAAA
- a CDS encoding signal transduction histidine kinase (PFAM: response regulator receiver; ATP-binding region ATPase domain protein; histidine kinase dimerisation/phosphoacceptor~KEGG: bra:BRADO3497 putative signal transduction histidine kinase with response regulator receiver domain), encoding MDGSAPEPSAPLQDGTSAPPAPLRVLYVDDDPALGRLVQRQLGRLGFEVVLAGSGEAGLALVAAERFDVVALDHYMPGQDGITTLRAICALDRPPPVVYVTGAQDGRLAVAALKAGAADYVVKEIQADFIELLRAAFVAAVEQVRMRRAHEAAEAEIRAARDRFEALAAERALLLREMNHRVGNSLQIIVSLLNVQASATEDGRVKEALNSARNRVSAVAQVHRRLYTSDQIATVALDQYIGSLLDDLQVSAHRDLGGITITLDADPIHIDPDRAVAVGIIATELVINAMKYAYPGGEGAIRVALKRQGERIDFAVEDDGAGMAAAKAAETGSTSSTGLGTRIVRAMSTKLGCEPTLDARDKGTCVRLTFRLAERS